In Caldisericota bacterium, the genomic window GATGATAGGATGAAACTCCTACCCGGAGAAAAAATTGTAATGAAAAAGGTACGTTTTAGAACTCTGGGGTGTTATCCGCTAACAGGTGGTATTGAATCAGAAGCAGATACATTAGATGCAATTATTGAAGAAACGCTTGGTGCAATCTCCTCAGAAAGAACAAGTCGTGTAATCGATCAAGAAGCAGCTGCCAGTATGGAAAGACGTAAAAGAGAGGGGTATTTCTAAGATGAAGAGTTTATTGAAATTTCTCACCTGTGGCAGTGTAGATGATGGAAAATCTACCCTCATTGGGCATATGCTTTATGAGGCCAAACTACTCTTTGCTGACCAAGAAAAGATGCTTCAACTTGATAGTAAAGTTGGCAGCAGAGAAGGGGAAATTGACTACTCTCTACTACTTGATGGTTTAATGGCAGAAAGAGAACAGGGTATAACAATTGACGTAGCTTATAGATATTTCACAACTGAAAATCGTTCATTTATTGTAGCAGATACCCCGGGACATGAGCAGTACACCAGAAATATGGCTGTAGGAGCTTCTTTTGCGGATTTAGCCGTTATTCTGGTCGATGCAACACAAGGTGTTCTTATTCAGACAAAACGTCATGCGAGAATCTGTTCTCTCATGGGCATTGGGCATATTGTACTCGCTGTAAATAAAATGGATTTAATCCGTTATGATAGACATAGATTTGACGAAATCAAGAAAGAATTTTTAAGCTTTACAGCTGACTATGGATTAGAAAGTATTGAGGTTATACCGGTATCAGCTACAGAAGGGGATAATATTACCAGGAAATCTTCTAATACATCCTGGTATGAAGGACTTCCATTATTATCATATTTAGAACAGATAGATGTAAGGGGGGATTCTAAGAGCGATGGATTTATTATGCCGGTACAAAGAGTAAGCCGTCCTAATCATGCATTTAGAGGCTTTCAGGGCCAGATTGAATCCGGAGCCATTAATGTTGGTGATGAAATTGTTTTATTACCTGGTAATGAAAAGGCAAAGGTTGAAAGTATCCATGTTACGGATAAGTCAACAGAATCTGCTATTACCGGGCAACCTGTTACCATCCAACTTGATAGAGAAGTTGATGTATCAAGAGGGTGTGTGTTAGCAAAAGATAAGGATTTAAAGATAGCTGATATGTTTACAGCCACTATTCTTTGGATGGATGATAGAGAACTAATAGCAGGAAGAAACTATCTGGTAAAGGTAGGAACCAAAACATTACCTGCTATGGTTATGAGTATTAAACATAAAATTGATATCAATACCGGAAAACATATTCAAGCAGAAAGATTATTTAAGAATGAAATGGCAACTTGTGATATTTCTCTATCTGAGAACATGGTATTTGACAAATTCAAAAACAATAAATCGATA contains:
- a CDS encoding GTP-binding protein — encoded protein: MKSLLKFLTCGSVDDGKSTLIGHMLYEAKLLFADQEKMLQLDSKVGSREGEIDYSLLLDGLMAEREQGITIDVAYRYFTTENRSFIVADTPGHEQYTRNMAVGASFADLAVILVDATQGVLIQTKRHARICSLMGIGHIVLAVNKMDLIRYDRHRFDEIKKEFLSFTADYGLESIEVIPVSATEGDNITRKSSNTSWYEGLPLLSYLEQIDVRGDSKSDGFIMPVQRVSRPNHAFRGFQGQIESGAINVGDEIVLLPGNEKAKVESIHVTDKSTESAITGQPVTIQLDREVDVSRGCVLAKDKDLKIADMFTATILWMDDRELIAGRNYLVKVGTKTLPAMVMSIKHKIDINTGKHIQAERLFKNEMATCDISLSENMVFDKFKNNKSIGSLILIDRITNMTSACGTIDHALRRATNVIWQNTDI